The following coding sequences lie in one Thermosulfuriphilus ammonigenes genomic window:
- a CDS encoding P-II family nitrogen regulator: MKKIEAIIKPFKLDEVKEALNEIGLKGMTVSEVKGFGRQKGHKEIYRGAEYVVDFLPKIKIEIIVEASMVEKVVQTIIDSARTGKIGDGKIFVLPVEEVVRIRTGERGKEAI; this comes from the coding sequence ATGAAGAAGATCGAGGCCATCATCAAACCTTTCAAGCTGGACGAGGTCAAGGAAGCCCTCAATGAGATTGGTCTTAAGGGCATGACTGTCTCCGAGGTCAAGGGTTTTGGGCGTCAGAAGGGCCACAAAGAGATCTACCGCGGGGCCGAATATGTGGTTGACTTCCTACCTAAAATAAAGATTGAGATTATTGTTGAGGCTTCCATGGTAGAGAAGGTTGTCCAGACTATTATTGATTCGGCTCGAACGGGCAAGATCGGCGATGGCAAGATTTTTGTCCTTCCTGTAGAAGAGGTTGTTCGTATCCGTACCGGAGAACGAGGCAAGGAGGCCATCTAA
- the glnD gene encoding [protein-PII] uridylyltransferase codes for MGLALVQEMPPETLSEVSGVKLTREYTSLIDRLIVNLFRQGRPPKGVAIIALGGYGRRELCPGSDIDLLFLYGEKVPEKRARRLIEKIVYPLWDKGLEASHTVRSIAETIEDAREDFFLKTALLEARLLAGEKAIFEEFKDVFISRVLAGHRREFFEDVIEHNRRRHERFGDVSFMLEPNIKEGAGGLRDFHSIFWVAKGLFGLSNLSALENEGLITSRDREDLEEALDFLLKVRFKLHLLCGRKNDRLYFEHQEALARELAFNDQEGELAVEGFMRRLHLKVACIKYQTEAFFEHVAEALDIVQPGPVEILNAAIELHRHRVTFADFEQARRQPGLIMRLFEAMAEVDCPLHPLARQFVRQNLEAISRIRQSRRAARSFLKLLTSPGAYRALTAMLETGVLTRFIPEFSEIEGRTQFDFYHTYTVDRHSLLTVAELSRLAKEEPSAWEGIESPEVVYLAGLLHDIGKGKGEGHARRGAEIAQNIGRRLGLTPEELEDLYFLIENHLLLAETAMRRDLSEERVAFRFARKMGTASRLRMLYLLTVADSRATGPLAWNDWKAALVRELYLKSLRFLEQGVLSDPGRVEELNQKWQMLREKVQDFVPPVQLEATLSSLPQSYLLSFSLPEILEHLHLAEEAKTTGFACQVSRINGTFRMTLVCRDRPGLFSRITGVFTLHHLDIRSAKIFTWFNGLAVDVFELLPPWPDFDQWERVISNLNKALKGKIAISARMAEVKPLCHQTPKVLKSRRPEIVIDNEASDFFTIIEIYAPDCLGLLYQIARSMCDLDLNIHRAFISNKADLSADVFYVTDIAGEKILDPEQQEEIKKALIHALK; via the coding sequence ATGGGGCTGGCTCTTGTTCAGGAAATGCCCCCCGAAACCCTCTCTGAGGTCTCGGGGGTAAAACTTACCCGGGAGTATACCTCCCTTATAGATCGCCTGATAGTTAATCTCTTCCGGCAGGGACGCCCTCCTAAAGGGGTGGCTATCATTGCCCTGGGAGGTTACGGCCGAAGGGAGCTGTGTCCGGGATCGGATATCGATCTTCTTTTTCTTTATGGAGAAAAGGTCCCCGAAAAACGAGCCCGACGCCTAATAGAAAAGATCGTCTATCCCCTCTGGGACAAAGGGCTTGAGGCCAGCCACACTGTCCGAAGCATTGCGGAAACCATCGAAGATGCCCGGGAGGACTTCTTTCTAAAAACAGCCCTCCTTGAGGCCCGCCTTCTGGCAGGAGAAAAGGCTATCTTTGAGGAGTTCAAAGATGTCTTTATCAGCCGGGTCCTGGCCGGCCATCGGCGTGAGTTCTTTGAGGATGTCATCGAGCACAATCGCCGCCGCCATGAACGCTTCGGTGACGTGAGTTTTATGCTTGAACCCAACATTAAAGAAGGAGCCGGGGGCCTTAGAGACTTTCACAGTATCTTCTGGGTCGCCAAAGGCCTCTTTGGACTCTCCAACCTTTCGGCCCTGGAGAACGAGGGCCTGATTACCAGCCGCGACCGAGAAGACCTAGAGGAGGCCCTGGACTTTCTCCTGAAGGTCCGCTTCAAATTACACCTTCTCTGTGGCCGTAAAAATGACCGTCTCTACTTCGAGCATCAGGAGGCTCTGGCTCGGGAGCTGGCCTTCAACGACCAGGAAGGGGAACTGGCGGTTGAGGGATTCATGCGCCGTCTCCACCTTAAAGTGGCCTGCATAAAATATCAGACCGAAGCTTTCTTTGAACACGTGGCCGAGGCCCTGGATATCGTCCAGCCCGGACCGGTAGAAATCCTCAATGCAGCCATTGAGCTTCACCGACATCGGGTAACCTTTGCCGATTTCGAGCAGGCCAGACGTCAACCCGGGCTGATAATGCGCCTCTTTGAGGCCATGGCCGAAGTTGACTGCCCTCTGCATCCCTTGGCCCGCCAGTTTGTCCGCCAGAACCTAGAGGCCATCTCCCGGATACGGCAGTCTCGAAGAGCGGCCAGATCCTTTCTCAAGCTTCTTACCTCTCCCGGGGCCTACCGGGCCCTCACGGCCATGTTAGAAACAGGGGTCCTTACCCGCTTTATTCCTGAGTTTTCAGAAATTGAGGGCCGGACCCAGTTTGACTTCTACCATACCTATACAGTGGACAGACACAGCCTCTTGACGGTGGCCGAATTGAGTCGTCTAGCGAAAGAGGAACCCTCGGCCTGGGAGGGGATCGAGAGCCCCGAGGTGGTCTATCTGGCCGGTCTTCTCCATGACATTGGCAAAGGGAAAGGGGAAGGCCATGCCCGGAGAGGGGCCGAGATCGCCCAAAACATAGGCCGCCGTCTGGGCCTTACCCCCGAGGAACTAGAGGATCTTTACTTTCTCATTGAGAACCATCTTCTTTTGGCCGAAACGGCCATGAGGCGGGATCTTTCCGAAGAAAGAGTGGCTTTTCGCTTTGCCAGAAAGATGGGCACTGCCTCGCGACTGCGAATGCTTTATCTCCTAACCGTGGCCGACTCTCGGGCCACTGGCCCCCTGGCCTGGAATGATTGGAAGGCAGCCCTGGTGAGGGAGCTGTACCTAAAGAGCCTGCGTTTTCTGGAGCAGGGAGTCCTCTCTGACCCCGGACGGGTGGAGGAGCTCAACCAAAAATGGCAGATGCTCCGGGAAAAGGTCCAAGACTTTGTCCCTCCTGTCCAGCTTGAGGCCACACTCTCCAGCCTGCCGCAAAGCTATCTCCTGTCCTTCTCCCTCCCGGAGATCCTTGAACATCTCCATCTGGCAGAAGAGGCCAAAACCACCGGCTTTGCCTGTCAGGTCAGCCGGATCAACGGCACTTTCCGGATGACCCTTGTCTGCCGTGACCGTCCCGGCCTCTTCTCCAGAATAACTGGAGTCTTTACCCTCCATCACCTGGATATCCGTTCAGCCAAGATTTTTACCTGGTTTAATGGTCTGGCGGTGGATGTCTTTGAGCTTCTGCCCCCCTGGCCAGACTTTGACCAGTGGGAAAGGGTTATCAGCAACCTGAACAAGGCCTTAAAAGGCAAGATAGCCATCTCGGCCCGGATGGCCGAAGTCAAACCCCTCTGTCATCAAACGCCAAAGGTGCTTAAAAGCCGCCGGCCGGAGATTGTTATCGACAATGAGGCCTCGGATTTCTTTACCATTATTGAGATCTATGCCCCTGATTGTCTGGGGCTCCTTTATCAAATTGCCCGAAGCATGTGCGACCTGGACCTCAACATTCACCGGGCCTTTATATCCAACAAGGCCGATCTCTCGGCAGACGTCTTTTATGTTACGGATATTGCCGGAGAAAAAATTCTTGACCCTGAACAGCAGGAGGAAATTAAAAAAGCTCTAATCCATGCCTTGAAATAG